One genomic region from Candidatus Mesenet endosymbiont of Agriotes lineatus encodes:
- a CDS encoding ABC transporter ATP-binding protein has translation MKNIKDATLRMLFQYIKPYITYFILAYVIAITSSLAILALGQGIQNLIDLYSTHTGLMLINNTVFLLCITVLVIGLSSFFRLYLAGYGSEKVIAKIRYDLYSYIINLPPSFFENISTSDITSALTTDTVAMQPILSGSMLTIVRNFITLFGSTVMLFYTSFKLTVYTILIIPFILLILTLLGRKTRILSRLVRDKISNMASFSEETYLGIVTIKSFVREENQKRNFFKYVNEIFNLSIKLTFSRALLVALIITFVIGSIGIIFWLGIYEVLQNNMTSGALSSFIFYSVLATSSVNSIGDNINDIHRALGVAERIFELMCTRSSIISSAIATKIAAVSKCIAFSNITFYYSSKQQPALNNISFAINKGETVALVGPSGSGKSTILKLLLRFYDPNEGNITIDGIDIKSFTLESLRFLFGLVPQDHTIFSCSIIENILYGNPDATYEEVRQAAISAYALEFIDRLPKKFESFVGNKGLKLSEGQKQRIVIARAILKNPQVLILDEATSALDSESEYFIQKALGKLMNSRTTLVIAHRLSTILKADKIIVINDGKIEEVGTHKSLMGQNGLYSKLAKLQFRCS, from the coding sequence ATGAAAAATATTAAAGATGCAACTCTCAGAATGTTGTTTCAATACATTAAGCCATACATTACATATTTTATATTGGCTTACGTTATAGCAATAACATCATCTTTAGCAATACTTGCGCTTGGGCAAGGTATACAAAATCTTATCGATTTATACTCTACACACACTGGCTTGATGCTGATTAATAATACTGTGTTCCTTTTGTGTATCACGGTATTAGTTATAGGGCTTTCCTCTTTTTTTAGATTATACTTAGCAGGATACGGGAGTGAGAAGGTTATAGCAAAGATTAGATATGACCTTTACAGCTACATTATAAATTTACCACCGAGTTTTTTTGAAAATATCAGTACTTCAGATATAACTTCTGCTTTAACAACTGACACAGTTGCAATGCAGCCCATACTTTCTGGTAGTATGCTAACAATAGTACGAAATTTTATTACGCTATTCGGCAGTACCGTAATGTTATTCTACACTAGTTTTAAACTCACCGTATATACTATACTTATAATACCGTTTATTCTACTTATCCTTACATTACTTGGCAGAAAAACACGTATTTTATCACGTTTGGTACGTGATAAAATCAGTAATATGGCATCCTTCAGTGAGGAAACTTACTTGGGCATAGTAACAATAAAGTCGTTCGTTAGAGAGGAAAATCAAAAAAGAAATTTTTTCAAGTATGTAAATGAAATATTTAATTTATCTATAAAGCTTACTTTCTCCCGTGCATTGCTGGTTGCTTTGATCATTACTTTTGTTATAGGCTCAATAGGAATAATATTCTGGCTTGGAATCTACGAAGTATTACAAAACAACATGACTTCTGGAGCTTTATCATCTTTTATATTCTATTCAGTACTTGCCACAAGCTCAGTAAATAGCATAGGTGACAATATCAATGACATACACAGAGCACTTGGCGTTGCTGAGCGTATTTTTGAACTAATGTGTACCAGAAGTAGTATTATTTCTTCTGCTATTGCTACTAAGATAGCAGCAGTTTCAAAATGTATAGCTTTTAGCAACATTACCTTTTATTATTCATCTAAACAACAACCCGCTTTAAATAATATATCATTTGCTATCAATAAAGGAGAAACTGTCGCACTTGTGGGGCCATCGGGCAGTGGAAAAAGCACTATTTTAAAGCTTCTGTTGCGTTTTTATGATCCAAATGAAGGTAACATTACAATTGATGGAATTGATATAAAATCATTTACATTAGAGAGTTTGCGTTTCTTATTTGGCCTAGTGCCACAAGATCATACAATATTTTCGTGCTCAATTATTGAAAATATACTTTATGGCAATCCAGATGCTACTTATGAAGAAGTAAGGCAAGCGGCAATAAGTGCCTATGCATTAGAGTTTATTGATAGATTACCTAAGAAATTTGAGTCATTTGTTGGCAATAAAGGACTAAAATTATCTGAAGGACAAAAACAGCGTATAGTAATAGCTAGGGCAATATTAAAAAATCCACAGGTGCTTATACTAGATGAAGCAACTTCTGCGCTTGATTCAGAAAGTGAATATTTTATTCAAAAAGCATTAGGTAAGTTGATGAATAGCAGAACTACTTTAGTTATAGCTCATCGTCTTTCTACAATACTTAAAGCTGATAAAATTATTGTAATCAATGATGGTAAAATAGAGGAGGTAGGAACACATAAGTCACTTATGGGACAAAATGGGTTGTATTCTAAGTTAGCAAAATTGCAGTTTCGTTGTAGTTAG
- a CDS encoding phosphatidylglycerophosphatase — translation MKSFRLIGKIVGKVFPAKIISTFFGMGYLPIWQEYWASFLALVISYILLYLSYGSFLLLYDITGIAFVVTIFFLKLSIVFLALQTIAVFIFQINNPSANSNENIVVHIVLAQLFVVALAMPATLAIFHSMAGFYDQICKKMFICPKWINSFIYFCIFFIIPYIFFNIIVMIKPWPIVTIQLHYNNVLSITAEGAIYMLYTIVLIYLVACIFFDLTIHDANIFNRYIFNNIKALNADLYNISKKLV, via the coding sequence ATGAAGAGTTTTAGATTAATCGGTAAGATAGTAGGAAAAGTTTTTCCTGCTAAGATAATAAGTACTTTTTTTGGTATGGGGTATCTGCCAATTTGGCAAGAATATTGGGCCTCTTTTTTAGCGTTAGTCATCTCTTATATATTACTTTATCTTTCATATGGGTCTTTTTTGCTATTATACGATATTACCGGTATTGCTTTTGTAGTTACAATATTCTTTTTAAAACTTTCAATTGTCTTCCTTGCTCTTCAAACTATTGCAGTCTTTATTTTTCAAATAAATAACCCTAGTGCAAACAGTAATGAAAACATTGTTGTGCATATAGTGTTAGCACAACTATTTGTGGTAGCCCTTGCAATGCCAGCAACACTGGCGATATTTCATAGTATGGCTGGTTTTTATGATCAAATATGTAAAAAAATGTTCATATGTCCCAAGTGGATAAATTCTTTTATTTACTTCTGCATATTCTTTATAATTCCTTATATATTTTTTAATATCATAGTCATGATAAAACCATGGCCAATTGTTACAATACAACTTCATTATAATAATGTATTGTCAATTACAGCAGAAGGAGCTATTTACATGCTTTATACAATAGTACTCATATACTTAGTAGCATGTATATTTTTTGACTTGACTATACATGACGCTAATATTTTTAATCGATATATTTTCAATAATATTAAAGCTCTAAATGCCGATCTTTATAATATATCAAAAAAGCTTGTTTGA
- a CDS encoding glycine--tRNA ligase subunit alpha, which produces MDFQNIIKVLEGYWQKHGCLIICPYTTEVGAGTLHPATVMSAMSDKPAKIAYVQPVIRPADGRYGQNPNRLYQHHQYQVIIKPSVDNLQGLYLKSLLELGISTKNYDIKFIEDDWENPSIGACGLGWEVTCNGMEITQFTYIQQVGGIDCSSIAGEIAYGLERLAMHVQKVDNVYDIKWDTSGITYGDIFRQREYEFSKLALDYHDTEVLNQQFSDAEKLCLFLIKNNMPLAAYDQCVKVSHLLNLLDARGYLGVNERAVYIARVRELARHCCKLYMDNSNAS; this is translated from the coding sequence GTGGATTTTCAAAATATTATTAAAGTTTTAGAGGGTTATTGGCAAAAGCATGGTTGTTTAATAATTTGTCCTTATACAACAGAGGTAGGTGCTGGAACTTTACATCCTGCAACAGTTATGTCTGCAATGAGTGATAAACCAGCAAAGATAGCATATGTACAACCAGTCATTAGACCTGCCGATGGTCGTTATGGACAAAATCCAAACCGTCTGTATCAACATCATCAATACCAAGTAATAATAAAACCTTCAGTAGACAATCTGCAAGGCTTGTATTTAAAAAGTTTATTAGAGCTTGGAATATCAACTAAAAATTATGATATTAAATTTATCGAAGATGATTGGGAAAATCCAAGTATTGGTGCATGTGGTCTCGGTTGGGAAGTAACGTGCAATGGGATGGAAATAACACAATTTACATATATTCAGCAAGTTGGAGGGATAGACTGCAGTTCTATTGCTGGAGAAATCGCTTACGGTTTGGAACGCCTAGCAATGCACGTACAAAAAGTAGATAATGTTTATGATATAAAATGGGATACCTCTGGTATAACTTATGGAGATATATTTAGACAAAGGGAATATGAGTTTTCTAAATTAGCTTTAGATTATCATGATACTGAGGTGTTAAATCAGCAATTTTCAGATGCAGAGAAACTGTGTTTGTTTTTAATAAAAAATAATATGCCACTAGCTGCGTATGATCAATGTGTTAAAGTTAGCCATTTACTTAACTTACTTGATGCTAGAGGTTATTTAGGAGTAAATGAACGTGCGGTATACATTGCACGCGTGCGTGAACTTGCAAGACATTGTTGTAAATTGTATATGGATAATTCAAATGCTTCCTAA